The Dermochelys coriacea isolate rDerCor1 chromosome 7, rDerCor1.pri.v4, whole genome shotgun sequence genome window below encodes:
- the STAMBPL1 gene encoding AMSH-like protease isoform X5: MERLKRNSNLLGLQTVGNMEQPFTVSSLKKLAAMPDHTDVSVSPEERVRALSKLACNITINEDITPRRYFRSGVEMERMASVYLEEGNLENAFVLYNKFITLFVEKLPSHRDYQQCSVPEKQDIMKKLKEVAFPRTDELKKDLLKKYNAEYQEYMQDKNKCKAEFLKKLEQQRLIEAEKKRIAQMRQQQLETEQFQFFEDQLKKQELARDQKIKENMVMSEQIDGSVLSCISMHQNNSLSTTFSEKASKSDASVSAGQSPPVNQALKPAATLSTVQNQMAEALRGVVLPTDLCHKFLLLAEANTVRGIETCGILCGKLIHIQHLFIRRPLIQVIFLPCVLQTHNEFTITHVIVPKQSAGPDYCDMENVEELFSIQDQHALLTLGWIHICKHVVGTETKIIVLDLR; this comes from the exons atggagagattgaaaagaaatAGTAATCTTCTTGGTTTGCAGACTGTGGGCAACATGGAACAGCCATTCACTGTTAGTTCATTG AAAAAGTTAGCAGCTATGCCTGACCACACAGATGTTTCAGTGAGCCCAGAGGAGCGAGTACGTGCCTTAAGCAAGCTTGCCTGTAATATCACAATCAATGAGGATATTACGCCACGTCGTTACTTTAGATCCGGAGTAGAGATGGAGCGCATGGCATCTGTATATCTGGAGGAAGGAAACCTGGAGAATGCTTTTGTTCTATATAATAAATTTATAAC CTTATTTGTAGAAAAGCTGCCCAGTCACCGAGACTATCAGCAATGTTCAGTACCAGAAAAACAGGATATCATGAAG AAACTGAAAGAAGTTGCATTTCCAAGGACAGATGAATTGAAGAAGgatcttttaaagaaatataacGCAGAATACCAAGAATATATGCAAGACAAA AACAAGTGTAAAGCTGAATTCTTAAAGAAACTGGAACAGCAGAGGCTGATAGAAGCAGAAAAGAAGAGAATTGCACAGATGCGACAACAGCAACTTGAAACAGAGCAGTTTCAGTTCTTTGAAGATCAGCTTAAGAAGCAAGAACTAGCCAGAGATCAGAAAATTAAAGAGAATATGGTTATGTCTGAGCAGATTGATGGAAGTGTGTTGTCTTGCATTTCTATGCATCAGAATAACTCCTTATCTACCACATTTTCTGAGAAAGCCAGTAAGAGTGATGCCTCTGTTTCTGCTGGACAATCCCCTCCAGTAAACCAGGCCTTAAAGCCAGCAGCCACTTTAAGCACTGTTCAGA ATCAAATGGCTGAAGCACTCCGAGGTGTAGTTTTACCCACAGATCTTTGTCACAAATTTCTGCTGCTAGCAGAGGCAAATACAGTAAGAGGAATAGAGACATGTGGAATTCTCTGCGGAAAACTG ATTCATATTCAGCATTTGTTCATTAGAAGACCATTAATTCAAGTCATCTTCCTACCATGTGTTTTACAGACACATAATGAATTTACTATTACCCATGTAATAGTGCCAAAGCAGTCTGCAGGACCAGATTACTGCGACATGGAGAATGTGGAAGAATTATTCAGCATTCAGGATCAACACGCTCTCCTCACTTTGGGTTGGATCCAT
- the STAMBPL1 gene encoding AMSH-like protease isoform X4 — MERLKRNSNLLGLQTVGNMEQPFTVSSLKKLAAMPDHTDVSVSPEERVRALSKLACNITINEDITPRRYFRSGVEMERMASVYLEEGNLENAFVLYNKFITLFVEKLPSHRDYQQCSVPEKQDIMKKLKEVAFPRTDELKKDLLKKYNAEYQEYMQDKNKCKAEFLKKLEQQRLIEAEKKRIAQMRQQQLETEQFQFFEDQLKKQELARDQKIKENMVMSEQIDGSVLSCISMHQNNSLSTTFSEKASKSDASVSAGQSPPVNQALKPAATLSTVQNQMAEALRGVVLPTDLCHKFLLLAEANTVRGIETCGILCGKLIHIQHLFIRRPLIQVIFLPCVLQTHNEFTITHVIVPKQSAGPDYCDMENVEELFSIQDQHALLTLGWIHTHPTQTAFLSSVDLHTHCSYQLMLPEAIAIVCSPKHNESVNM, encoded by the exons atggagagattgaaaagaaatAGTAATCTTCTTGGTTTGCAGACTGTGGGCAACATGGAACAGCCATTCACTGTTAGTTCATTG AAAAAGTTAGCAGCTATGCCTGACCACACAGATGTTTCAGTGAGCCCAGAGGAGCGAGTACGTGCCTTAAGCAAGCTTGCCTGTAATATCACAATCAATGAGGATATTACGCCACGTCGTTACTTTAGATCCGGAGTAGAGATGGAGCGCATGGCATCTGTATATCTGGAGGAAGGAAACCTGGAGAATGCTTTTGTTCTATATAATAAATTTATAAC CTTATTTGTAGAAAAGCTGCCCAGTCACCGAGACTATCAGCAATGTTCAGTACCAGAAAAACAGGATATCATGAAG AAACTGAAAGAAGTTGCATTTCCAAGGACAGATGAATTGAAGAAGgatcttttaaagaaatataacGCAGAATACCAAGAATATATGCAAGACAAA AACAAGTGTAAAGCTGAATTCTTAAAGAAACTGGAACAGCAGAGGCTGATAGAAGCAGAAAAGAAGAGAATTGCACAGATGCGACAACAGCAACTTGAAACAGAGCAGTTTCAGTTCTTTGAAGATCAGCTTAAGAAGCAAGAACTAGCCAGAGATCAGAAAATTAAAGAGAATATGGTTATGTCTGAGCAGATTGATGGAAGTGTGTTGTCTTGCATTTCTATGCATCAGAATAACTCCTTATCTACCACATTTTCTGAGAAAGCCAGTAAGAGTGATGCCTCTGTTTCTGCTGGACAATCCCCTCCAGTAAACCAGGCCTTAAAGCCAGCAGCCACTTTAAGCACTGTTCAGA ATCAAATGGCTGAAGCACTCCGAGGTGTAGTTTTACCCACAGATCTTTGTCACAAATTTCTGCTGCTAGCAGAGGCAAATACAGTAAGAGGAATAGAGACATGTGGAATTCTCTGCGGAAAACTG ATTCATATTCAGCATTTGTTCATTAGAAGACCATTAATTCAAGTCATCTTCCTACCATGTGTTTTACAGACACATAATGAATTTACTATTACCCATGTAATAGTGCCAAAGCAGTCTGCAGGACCAGATTACTGCGACATGGAGAATGTGGAAGAATTATTCAGCATTCAGGATCAACACGCTCTCCTCACTTTGGGTTGGATCCAT ACGCATCCAACACAAACTGCATTCTTATCCAGTGTTGATCTTCATACTCATTGTTCTTATCA